From one Xyrauchen texanus isolate HMW12.3.18 chromosome 17, RBS_HiC_50CHRs, whole genome shotgun sequence genomic stretch:
- the LOC127658108 gene encoding probable nuclear hormone receptor HR38 isoform X2, whose amino-acid sequence MPCVQAQYGPAPHGSSYSTQSFGYHGDYTADLMATDYTKCELGGGEISAAAATTSLPSFNVFVEGGFEPKPSCLYQLPHQRSIIKKEESYPPMAPSDEAIAGGSMYFKQSPPSTPPTPLHPGQSSSSFLWDEHSLPPVPQPCLIEGPLKSLRFPHLYEQTAPPSTSGYDTALGLPLRPERSPSSSSSSSHVPHSLDTHTHTHSHTHSHTHSHMYPLNMGKHGGLAFRSLGMGPCPPLLGESLPSSPSRTSSGEGTCAVCGDNAACQHYGVRTCEGCKGFFKRTVQKNAKYVCLASKNCPVDKRRRNRCQYCRFQKCLSVGMVKEVVRTDNLKGRRGRLPSKPKSPLQPEPSPPSPPLTLLSALVRAYSQSTPRELDYSQFSSVEPVGLSESQQIQMFYRVLTGSMEATRCWAERLPGFSELHHDDQNLLIDSAFLELFVLRLANRSLLVEEKFVFCTGLVLHRLQCLRGFGEWLDSIRDFSAHLQGLNLDLPAFSCLCALVLLTEQCPGLKEPKKVEELQSKLVCCLRDHLSSVGAGGVALAGKAPLPVGAVLGLRAELRSQRTQGLQRIFYLKLEDLVPPPPLIDRFLDTLPY is encoded by the exons ATGCCCTGTGTTCAGGCCCAGTATGGTCCTGCACCTCATGGGTCCAGCTACTCCACCCAGTCCTTTGGTTACCATGGTGACTACACTGCTGACCTCATGGCGACAGACTACACGAAGTGTGAGCTTGGTGGGGGGGAGATCTCCGCGGCTGCCGCCACCACATCCCTGCCcagttttaatgtgtttgttGAGGGAGGATTTGAGCCTAAACCATCCTGTCTTTATCAACTCCCTCATCAACGCTCTATCATCAAGAAGGAGGAGTCTTACCCACCCATGGCACCATCTGATGAGGCCATAGCTGGAGGCTCTATGTACTTTAAGCAGTCACCCCCATCAACGCCCCCCACGCCGCTTCACCCTGGCCAATCCAGCAGCTCTTTCTTGTGGGATGAACACAGTCTTCCCCCTGTGCCCCAGCCCTGCCTGATTGAAGGCCCACTGAAGAGTCTGCGCTTCCCTCATTTATATGAGCAGACGGCTCCACCCTCCACCAGTGGCTACGACACTGCCCTAGGCCTTCCACTGCGCCCCGAACGCTCTCCTTcatcctcgtcttcatcttcacATGTGCCACATagcctggacacacacacacatacacactcacacacacactcccatacacactcacatatgtaCCCACTGAACATGGGTAAGCACGGTGGCCTGGCGTTCCGCTCTCTGGGCATGGGTCCGTGCCCGCCACTGCTGGGAGAGAGTTTGCCATCGTCACCCAGTCGCACCAGCTCTGGAGAGGGAACCTGTGCAGTGTGTGGAGACAACGCGGCCTGCCAGCATTATGGTGTACGCACATGTGAGGGCTGCAAAGGCTTCTTTAAG AGGACAGTGCAGAAGAATGCAAAGTACGTGTGTTTGGCCAGTAAAAACTGCCCTGTGGACAAAAGGAGACGGAACCGCTGCCAGTACTGCCGCTTCCAGAAGTGTCTCAGTGTAGGCATGGTGAAAGAAG TGGTGCGCACAGACAACCTAAAGGGGAGGAGAGGTCGCCTGCCATCTAAACCAAAGAGTCCACTGCAGCCAGAGCCCTCACCCCCATCACCCCCTCTTACCCTGCTCAGCGCATTAGTGCGGGCCTACTCCCAGTCTACACCACGAGAACTAGACTACAGCCAG TTCAGTTCGGTGGAGCCAGTGGGTCTCTCTGAATCTCAGCAGATCCAGATGTTCTACAGAGTGCTAACCGGCTCCATGGAGGCAACGCGTTGTTGGGCCGAACGGCTGCCTGGATTCTCTGAGCTTCACCATGATGACCAGAACCTGCTCATTGACTCTGCATTCCTAGAGCTCTTCGTGCTTCGCCTTGCAAACAG GTCATTGCTGGTAGAAGAGAAGTTTGTGTTTTGTACAGGCCTGGTCCTCCACCGCCTGCAGTGTCTGCGTGGATTTGGAGAGTGGCTGGACTCCATCCGTGACTTCAGCGCACACCTACAAGGTCTCAACCTAGACCTGCCTGCTTTCTCCTGCTTATGTGCCCTTGTGCTGCTCACAG AACAATGTCCTGGTCTGAAGGAACCCAAGAAAGTGGAGGAACTGCAATCCAAACTAGTCTGCTGCCTGCGAGACCATCTGAGCTCAGTTGGTGCTGGAGGTGTGGCTTTAGCCGGAAAGGCTCCACTCCCTGTCGGAGCTGTGCTCGGCTTGAGGGCTGAGCTTCGATCTCAGCGCACACAAGGCTTGCAGAGGATCTTCTACCTGAAGCTTGAGGACTTGGTCCCACCCCCACCGCTCATCGATAGGTTTTTGGACACCTTACCCTATTGA
- the LOC127658108 gene encoding probable nuclear hormone receptor HR38 isoform X1, which produces MNKRSQLLEQLHFVHLKCTPRDMPCVQAQYGPAPHGSSYSTQSFGYHGDYTADLMATDYTKCELGGGEISAAAATTSLPSFNVFVEGGFEPKPSCLYQLPHQRSIIKKEESYPPMAPSDEAIAGGSMYFKQSPPSTPPTPLHPGQSSSSFLWDEHSLPPVPQPCLIEGPLKSLRFPHLYEQTAPPSTSGYDTALGLPLRPERSPSSSSSSSHVPHSLDTHTHTHSHTHSHTHSHMYPLNMGKHGGLAFRSLGMGPCPPLLGESLPSSPSRTSSGEGTCAVCGDNAACQHYGVRTCEGCKGFFKRTVQKNAKYVCLASKNCPVDKRRRNRCQYCRFQKCLSVGMVKEVVRTDNLKGRRGRLPSKPKSPLQPEPSPPSPPLTLLSALVRAYSQSTPRELDYSQFSSVEPVGLSESQQIQMFYRVLTGSMEATRCWAERLPGFSELHHDDQNLLIDSAFLELFVLRLANRSLLVEEKFVFCTGLVLHRLQCLRGFGEWLDSIRDFSAHLQGLNLDLPAFSCLCALVLLTEQCPGLKEPKKVEELQSKLVCCLRDHLSSVGAGGVALAGKAPLPVGAVLGLRAELRSQRTQGLQRIFYLKLEDLVPPPPLIDRFLDTLPY; this is translated from the exons ATGAACAAGCGATCACAGTTATTGGAACAGCTGCATTTTGTCCATCTAAAATGCACACCTCGAG ACATGCCCTGTGTTCAGGCCCAGTATGGTCCTGCACCTCATGGGTCCAGCTACTCCACCCAGTCCTTTGGTTACCATGGTGACTACACTGCTGACCTCATGGCGACAGACTACACGAAGTGTGAGCTTGGTGGGGGGGAGATCTCCGCGGCTGCCGCCACCACATCCCTGCCcagttttaatgtgtttgttGAGGGAGGATTTGAGCCTAAACCATCCTGTCTTTATCAACTCCCTCATCAACGCTCTATCATCAAGAAGGAGGAGTCTTACCCACCCATGGCACCATCTGATGAGGCCATAGCTGGAGGCTCTATGTACTTTAAGCAGTCACCCCCATCAACGCCCCCCACGCCGCTTCACCCTGGCCAATCCAGCAGCTCTTTCTTGTGGGATGAACACAGTCTTCCCCCTGTGCCCCAGCCCTGCCTGATTGAAGGCCCACTGAAGAGTCTGCGCTTCCCTCATTTATATGAGCAGACGGCTCCACCCTCCACCAGTGGCTACGACACTGCCCTAGGCCTTCCACTGCGCCCCGAACGCTCTCCTTcatcctcgtcttcatcttcacATGTGCCACATagcctggacacacacacacatacacactcacacacacactcccatacacactcacatatgtaCCCACTGAACATGGGTAAGCACGGTGGCCTGGCGTTCCGCTCTCTGGGCATGGGTCCGTGCCCGCCACTGCTGGGAGAGAGTTTGCCATCGTCACCCAGTCGCACCAGCTCTGGAGAGGGAACCTGTGCAGTGTGTGGAGACAACGCGGCCTGCCAGCATTATGGTGTACGCACATGTGAGGGCTGCAAAGGCTTCTTTAAG AGGACAGTGCAGAAGAATGCAAAGTACGTGTGTTTGGCCAGTAAAAACTGCCCTGTGGACAAAAGGAGACGGAACCGCTGCCAGTACTGCCGCTTCCAGAAGTGTCTCAGTGTAGGCATGGTGAAAGAAG TGGTGCGCACAGACAACCTAAAGGGGAGGAGAGGTCGCCTGCCATCTAAACCAAAGAGTCCACTGCAGCCAGAGCCCTCACCCCCATCACCCCCTCTTACCCTGCTCAGCGCATTAGTGCGGGCCTACTCCCAGTCTACACCACGAGAACTAGACTACAGCCAG TTCAGTTCGGTGGAGCCAGTGGGTCTCTCTGAATCTCAGCAGATCCAGATGTTCTACAGAGTGCTAACCGGCTCCATGGAGGCAACGCGTTGTTGGGCCGAACGGCTGCCTGGATTCTCTGAGCTTCACCATGATGACCAGAACCTGCTCATTGACTCTGCATTCCTAGAGCTCTTCGTGCTTCGCCTTGCAAACAG GTCATTGCTGGTAGAAGAGAAGTTTGTGTTTTGTACAGGCCTGGTCCTCCACCGCCTGCAGTGTCTGCGTGGATTTGGAGAGTGGCTGGACTCCATCCGTGACTTCAGCGCACACCTACAAGGTCTCAACCTAGACCTGCCTGCTTTCTCCTGCTTATGTGCCCTTGTGCTGCTCACAG AACAATGTCCTGGTCTGAAGGAACCCAAGAAAGTGGAGGAACTGCAATCCAAACTAGTCTGCTGCCTGCGAGACCATCTGAGCTCAGTTGGTGCTGGAGGTGTGGCTTTAGCCGGAAAGGCTCCACTCCCTGTCGGAGCTGTGCTCGGCTTGAGGGCTGAGCTTCGATCTCAGCGCACACAAGGCTTGCAGAGGATCTTCTACCTGAAGCTTGAGGACTTGGTCCCACCCCCACCGCTCATCGATAGGTTTTTGGACACCTTACCCTATTGA